The genomic interval AGTGACCATGCAGCAGCAGATTGGACCGTATTCTTCAATGGCCTGCTTGAGCTTTTCAGGAGCAGGCGAAGTTTCCTGATTATTGTCGAAGATCTGCCATCCGGATATCCTGTAGGGTCTGGTTGCAGTATTTACGCATTCCGCATCATGCCCGGCATAGGGATAATCCTTTTCCAGAGCCACTCCCTTGTCCTGAAAATACTGGGCAGCATCCAGGAACCCCCCCTGGCAGCTGTAATGATTGCTGTTGCAGGAAATCAGGTCCTGCTCTGAAAGATCCACTTCTGTTTTTTCATTGATCATGATCTGGGATTCGAACGCGCCTGTCAGAGAAAATGCCCAGCAGCACATGGCGCTTCCCTGGCTCTTCACTGCACTTACGCCGTTCTGCTCCCGCCAGTCGAATCTGGCAGGCAGATTTCCCGGTTCTCCGCTTAATTTCAGTATACTGCAACGGACTTTTTCCGGAAGGTTCAACCCGCAG from Candidatus Wallbacteria bacterium carries:
- a CDS encoding C1 family peptidase, with the protein product MKKTIVIVSLAFSLGVSQALSLEGVSENRAVRFFHACAVAKQENATYRMSPEAMPAGVNFEDCCGLNLPEKVRCSILKLSGEPGNLPARFDWREQNGVSAVKSQGSAMCCWAFSLTGAFESQIMINEKTEVDLSEQDLISCNSNHYSCQGGFLDAAQYFQDKGVALEKDYPYAGHDAECVNTATRPYRISGWQIFDNNQETSPAPEKLKQAIEEYGPICCCMVTDDNFSFYKGGVYNHDAQGKINHAVILVGWDDSMGNGGCWILKNSHGTDWGDKGFMYIEYGKSRVGTMPTTITYSGAIASSSLDQNPEVDQM